From the Methanobacterium sp. CWC-01 genome, the window ACATTCGGAGCACTTAATAACACCCACGTCTCCATCAGGTAGGTGCGGGATCATTAATTTAGCCACCCCTATTTCGGGATTTTTTCTGGTAGAGATCACTTTATCGACACAACCACATTCTGGACATTTTTGACTTAATTCTTCAGCTTTCATCTGGAATTTCCCCGGCACTGATTTATATAAGGATATGGTTTGATTTTATACGAACGTATGTAATACTACGAACCGGTTCTATTTAAATTTTATGTTACTAAAAACTTCTTAGTGGTTTAAGTTTCTATATACGGGCTATAGTGAAGTTTCAGTTACCACACCACTCCCTGATCTTGCTATTCCACTCCTGGATCCTGATACTCCTACTATCACACTTGTTTCTCTGGATAGAGAACAAAACATAACAGTGCACCAATTATGGGGGTCTGGACCGAAATCTTCGAAAACATCCTTTTAGATCAAGGGAGATATGGTACCATCCAATGTGCAGATGTTTGTAAGTTTTTTTTCATACAACCTATATTGTTGTAGAATTTTCTGTATGAAAACAGCTTATCCGGATTATTATGAATATCTGACAGCAAAACAGTTATCTTCCCAGAATTATCCTAGGACATCGAAAAGTTAGAAAAAAATTAAGAATAATTAACCGCATAATAATTGACATGAAGATCCAACGGGGAAGCCTATTCCAGCCAGAGACTAACTACTACAAGGCCGCTGGCATAATCCTGATGACTGCCTGTCTGCAGTTTTTGTTGGCTGTGATGGTTGCTGAGACCCAGTATCGTTTCTACAACACCGCCCAGAACACCCTCAGTGATCTGGGGGCGGTGGCCGGATACTCGGCCACCATCTTCAACCTCAGTGTGATGGCCATGGGGATCATGGGACTGTTGGTGGTGTACCTGGTCCTGAAAAGCGGTGGCTGCCGGCTGTTCTCATCCTGCCTGGCCATAGCCTCGGTGGCTGCCCTGGGAGTGGGACTCTTCCCCACCTACACCGGCACCCCCCACACCCTTTTCTCAGGACTGGTCTTTGTGTTTGGTAGTCTGGCCGTACTTTTTTCCTACCGACTGGGCCTGAACGTGCCCATGGTGGTAGTGTCTTTCATCCTGGGACTGCTAAGTCTCCTGACTATTTTCAGCTTCCTGTGGCTGGGAATGGAAAGTCCACTGGTCACCTTCCTGGGGGCGGGTGGTGCCGA encodes:
- a CDS encoding TIGR04165 family Cys-rich peptide produces the protein MKAEELSQKCPECGCVDKVISTRKNPEIGVAKLMIPHLPDGDVGVIKCSECGHLFEYCKDHPMPLEVKKKRI
- a CDS encoding DUF998 domain-containing protein; translated protein: MKIQRGSLFQPETNYYKAAGIILMTACLQFLLAVMVAETQYRFYNTAQNTLSDLGAVAGYSATIFNLSVMAMGIMGLLVVYLVLKSGGCRLFSSCLAIASVAALGVGLFPTYTGTPHTLFSGLVFVFGSLAVLFSYRLGLNVPMVVVSFILGLLSLLTIFSFLWLGMESPLVTFLGAGGAERLVAYPVLLYLVGLGGYLTSRGEDWVRLRFHTLFK